From Nycticebus coucang isolate mNycCou1 chromosome 6, mNycCou1.pri, whole genome shotgun sequence, the proteins below share one genomic window:
- the LOC128587323 gene encoding olfactory receptor 4F6-like: protein MYEANYTDVSEFVFLGLSTSTPMQHFLLVFSTLFYVTIVTGNLLVVFTVTVDPYLHSPMYFLLGNLSFIDLCLSTLTVPKMISDLSSGHNTISFEGCVIQIFVLHVLGGSEMVLLIVMALDRYVAICRPLHYLTIMSPRLCVLLLSGAWAIGLIHSVAQLASVVYLPFCGPNEIDSFYCDLPWFIKLACTDTYRTEFVVTANSGFISTGTFFLLIISYIFILVTVQKRSSAGLSKALSTLSAHITVVVLFFGPCIFVYMWPFPPVPGDKFVAILDFMITPILNPAIYTLRNKDMKMAMRRLSSQVLSLRKIS, encoded by the coding sequence ATGTATGAAGCAAATTACACGGATGTATCTGAGTTTGTGTTCCTGGGATTGTCGACATCTACACCAATGCAGCATTTCCTCCTTGTTTTCTCAACACTGTTTTATGTAACAATTGTCACAGGGAACCTTTTAGTTGTATTTACAGTGACCGTTGACCCTTATTTACACTCCCCCATGTACTTCCTTTTAGGAAACCTTTCGTTTATTGATTTGTGCCTTTCTACTCTAACAGTTCCTAAGATGATTTCTGACCTGTCCTCTGGGCATAATACCATATCATTTGAAGGGTGTGTCATCCAGATATTTGTCCTTCATGTCCTGGGTGGATCTGAGATGGTGCTGCTCATAGTCATGGCACTGGACAGATATGTGGCCATATGCAGGCCACTCCACTACCTGACCATCATGAGCCCACGGTTATGTGTTTTGCTTCTGTCTGGTGCTTGGGCTATTGGTCTTATTCACTCAGTGGCCCAGTTGGCTTCTGTTGTCTATTTGCCTTTTTGTGGTCCCAATGAGATAGATAGCTTTTACTGTGATCTTCCTTGGTTCATCAAACTTGCTTGCACAGATACCTACAGAACAGAGTTCGTGGTTACTGCCAACAGTGGGTTCATATCCACAGGCACCTTCTTCTTACTGATCATTTCCTATATCTTCATCCTAGTTACTGTACAGAAACGTTCTTCAGCTGGTTTGTCTAAGGCTCTCTCAACTCTTTCAGCTCACATTACTGTGGTAGTCTTGTTCTTTGGACCATGCATCTTTGTTTATATGTGGCCATTTCCCCCAGTACCAGGGGATAAGTTTGTTGCCATTTTGGACTTTATGATTACACCCATTCTGAATCCTGCCATTTACACTCTGAGGAACAAAGACATGAAGATGGCAATGAGGAGGCTAAGTAGTCAGGTTCTGAGTCTGAGGAAGATCTCCTAA